In Lactococcus paracarnosus, a genomic segment contains:
- a CDS encoding class I SAM-dependent rRNA methyltransferase, producing MTKLTINKFAAKKIADGISVLDAHDFPVQTHIEGFADLYFEKQFLTSAYFSRQNKGIGWTIKTRDFVALLTDAKHKRYPYYQDSATTAFRVFNQDGDDFGGFTIDIYDEYALFNWYNAFVYSLRKEIISAFKQVFPEILGTYEKVRFESKLPISSHIYGQSAPDKFIVLENGTRYQVFLNDGLMTGIFLDQHDVRGALIDGLAAGKDMLNMFSYTAAFSVAAAIGGAKSTVSVDLAKRSRELSEAHFKANNIPLDAHKFHVMDVFDYFKYAARKNLRFDLIVLDPPSFARNKKMTFSVAKDYHQLIADALPILNKHGKIIASTNHARLSKADFLAEIKKGFGKQRFEIVQEFSLPADFTVNSVDSQSDYLKVFVLEMK from the coding sequence ATGACTAAACTAACGATAAATAAATTTGCCGCAAAAAAAATAGCTGATGGTATCTCAGTTTTAGATGCACATGACTTCCCTGTACAGACACATATTGAGGGCTTTGCTGATTTGTATTTTGAGAAGCAATTCTTGACATCAGCCTACTTTTCACGTCAAAACAAAGGGATTGGCTGGACGATTAAAACAAGAGATTTTGTTGCCCTTTTGACAGATGCTAAGCATAAACGCTATCCGTATTACCAGGATAGTGCAACGACCGCATTTCGTGTCTTTAATCAAGATGGAGATGACTTTGGTGGCTTCACGATAGACATATATGATGAATATGCGCTTTTTAATTGGTATAATGCCTTTGTTTATTCTTTGAGAAAAGAGATTATATCAGCGTTTAAACAGGTTTTCCCTGAAATATTAGGGACTTATGAAAAAGTTCGCTTTGAAAGTAAGCTACCGATTTCAAGTCATATTTATGGCCAATCTGCGCCAGATAAATTTATTGTCCTTGAAAACGGCACACGCTATCAAGTTTTCTTAAATGATGGCTTAATGACAGGGATATTTTTAGATCAACATGATGTGCGTGGTGCGCTCATTGATGGACTAGCTGCTGGAAAAGACATGTTAAATATGTTTTCTTACACTGCAGCATTCTCTGTGGCAGCCGCAATAGGTGGCGCTAAGTCAACTGTATCAGTAGACCTAGCAAAACGCTCGCGTGAGTTATCAGAAGCCCATTTTAAGGCTAATAATATCCCACTAGATGCGCATAAGTTTCATGTCATGGATGTATTTGACTATTTCAAGTATGCGGCTAGGAAAAACTTGCGTTTTGACTTGATTGTTTTAGATCCACCTAGTTTTGCTAGAAATAAAAAGATGACATTTTCAGTTGCTAAAGACTATCATCAATTAATAGCAGATGCCCTACCCATTTTAAACAAACATGGTAAGATTATCGCATCGACCAATCATGCCAGACTAAGCAAAGCAGATTTTTTAGCTGAAATTAAAAAGGGGTTTGGTAAGCAACGATTTGAGATTGTCCAAGAATTTAGCTTACCGGCAGATTTTACTGTCAACTCAGTAGATTCACAGTCTGATTACTTGAAAGTCTTTGTGTTGGAGATGAAGTAA
- a CDS encoding type I 3-dehydroquinate dehydratase has translation MKIVVPIMPKSLEAIEQLSSDHYQGADLIEWRADFLAISDLDLAARKIKDKFPDHPIIFTFRTEDKDEQLLSDADYAGLIDKFASEFAYIDIEVLRFPEVSIPHNAIASYHDFDQIPDNLPEILDKMQARHPKVVKFAGMPQEKKDVLRLMSDTLTFSEAHPDQIVVTMAMGELGKVTRLVGDSFGSSWTFAAVDATSAPGQLSLTEMRQVQHIL, from the coding sequence ATGAAAATTGTTGTCCCAATCATGCCAAAGAGCTTGGAAGCAATTGAGCAACTTAGTTCTGATCATTATCAGGGTGCCGATTTGATCGAGTGGCGCGCAGATTTTTTAGCAATCAGTGATTTAGACCTTGCAGCTAGAAAAATCAAAGACAAGTTTCCTGATCACCCCATTATTTTTACATTTAGGACAGAAGATAAAGATGAGCAGCTTCTGTCTGATGCTGACTATGCAGGGTTAATCGATAAGTTTGCGTCAGAGTTTGCCTATATCGATATAGAAGTTTTACGATTTCCTGAGGTTTCTATTCCCCATAACGCAATCGCTTCTTATCATGATTTCGACCAAATTCCAGATAATCTACCAGAAATTTTAGACAAGATGCAGGCTAGACACCCTAAAGTTGTTAAATTTGCTGGTATGCCACAAGAGAAAAAAGACGTGCTCAGATTGATGTCAGACACACTGACTTTCTCTGAAGCACATCCTGATCAGATTGTTGTGACCATGGCCATGGGTGAACTTGGCAAAGTAACACGTCTGGTTGGGGATAGCTTTGGTAGTAGCTGGACCTTTGCTGCTGTTGATGCGACAAGTGCTCCAGGCCAGTTAAGTTTAACTGAAATGCGTCAGGTACAGCATATTTTATAG
- the coaA gene encoding type I pantothenate kinase gives METELINYEKITRRIWQNLYKKSLPALTEKELDNIKSINDEISLQDVNDVYLPLVQLIRIYKKTMRDLNFSKGLFLQKITENQPFIIGISGSVAVGKSTTARLLQLLLSRTFKTSTVALVTTDGFLYPKETLSERGILDRKGFPESYDMENLISFLLAIKSGKDVSIPVYSHETYDILPEKELVKAPDILIVEGINVFQSGANKQLYINDFFDFSIYVDAKEQNIERWYLERFKTFLDLAKQNPSNYYHQFTSLPTDETLKIARDTWKKVNLVNLRDYIEPTRSRAEVILHKDKTHKIDKIYLKKY, from the coding sequence ATGGAAACTGAACTGATCAATTACGAAAAAATAACTCGCCGTATCTGGCAAAATTTATATAAAAAAAGCTTACCTGCTTTGACTGAAAAAGAACTTGATAATATCAAATCGATTAACGATGAAATCAGTCTTCAAGATGTTAATGATGTCTATTTACCACTCGTACAACTCATTCGTATTTACAAAAAAACGATGCGTGATCTTAATTTTTCAAAAGGCTTGTTTCTGCAAAAAATTACTGAAAATCAACCCTTTATCATCGGTATTTCTGGTTCTGTAGCAGTTGGTAAATCTACCACTGCTAGACTGCTACAGCTGCTCCTATCACGGACTTTTAAAACGTCTACTGTAGCGCTTGTGACAACAGATGGGTTTCTATATCCTAAGGAAACCCTATCAGAGAGAGGTATCCTTGATCGAAAAGGCTTCCCTGAATCTTATGACATGGAAAACTTGATCAGTTTTCTACTTGCAATCAAGTCTGGAAAAGATGTCAGCATCCCCGTTTATTCTCATGAAACCTATGATATCTTACCTGAAAAAGAATTGGTTAAAGCACCAGATATCCTAATCGTTGAAGGAATTAATGTTTTCCAAAGTGGAGCTAATAAACAACTTTATATCAATGACTTTTTCGATTTTTCGATTTACGTTGATGCTAAAGAACAGAACATAGAACGCTGGTATCTGGAACGGTTTAAAACCTTCCTAGACCTAGCGAAACAAAATCCAAGTAACTACTATCATCAGTTTACCTCACTACCAACTGATGAAACACTAAAAATAGCACGTGATACCTGGAAAAAAGTGAATTTAGTTAACCTGAGAGACTATATAGAACCCACACGTAGTCGCGCTGAGGTGATTCTACATAAGGATAAGACCCACAAGATTGATAAAATATATTTGAAGAAATATTAA